From a region of the Podospora pseudopauciseta strain CBS 411.78 chromosome 7 map unlocalized CBS411.78m_7, whole genome shotgun sequence genome:
- the CWC22 gene encoding pre-mRNA-splicing factor cwc22 (EggNog:ENOG503NU93; COG:S; BUSCO:EOG09263WM5), with protein sequence MATPEREESASITRQVERSPSPRQSRSRSRSVSKSKSPTPRREREMSQDSRGRSPTPRRDGVDERSPSRESGEHRHEERSRSRSPMENGEVHSRDASPQRSPTPAHSRRQSPARRNRSFSPRDRRSFSPRDRDDERRYPIRDRSPPSRHHGRSPPSRRHSPPPRRDGPDRYRPAPVAPAKREHTPPPPAPPAKTEEEKLEDMRAEYQKLLNLRSQGVYLPPQKLRALQAAITDKTSKEYQRMAWEALKKSINGLVNKVNTANIKFVVPELFNENLIRGRGLFCQSLLKAQHASLPFTPIYACLAAICNTKLPQVGELLVKRLIMRFRKAFKRNDKAVCLSSTMFIAHLVNNQVVHENLAAQMLLLLLRKPTDDSVEIAVGLMREVGLFLEEMSPTMAHAVFDEFRRILHEADIDKRTQYMIEVLFQVRKDKYKDNPVIKEELDLVEEEDQITHKIGLDEDIKTEDTLNIFKFDPDWETNEAEYKKLKAQILGEESGSEDEDGSGSEESDSEDEEEEEETKAIEIKDQSNADLVNLRRTIYLSIQSSADPEEAAHKLMKLRLPVGQEPELVSMIVESCAQEKVYLKFMGLLGERFARLNRMWMELFEESFMKYYTTIHRYETNKLRNIARFFGHLLSSDSIGWHVLSIIHLNEEETTSASRIFIKILFEDLQENMGTVKLKTRLSEDILKPSLEGLFPHDEPRNIRFSINYFTSIKMGYLTDEMREFLQNMPKPALPAPPADSDSESVSSYSSYSSYSSRSRSRTPPRKAISRGRSLSRTPPRRARDDSYSRSRSRSYSRSVSPRRSISRSPPPRAGRRDSRSLSRDRSMSRSRSRSWSRSPPPRARSPVGNARDRSFSPPPRRGRSRSRTRSMSYSRSGSPVADRSTAVKRRRDDSYSVSRSRSKTRGSPPARKQMRYTRSPSPLGHPPRSWDGDVRRRSPSRSRSRSVGGYGNKRRYYSSSRSRSRSPVAKRGRV encoded by the coding sequence atGGCGACaccggagagggaggagagcgCCTCGATTACGCGACAAGTTGAGAGGTCGCCTAGTCCACGCCAGTCGAGGTCAAGATCGAGATCGGTGTCGAAATCAAAATCGCCGACGCcgaggagagaaagggagATGTCACAGGATTCTCGAGGACGATCGCCGACGCCGAGGAGAGATGGCGTTGATGAGAGGTCGCCGTCCAGAGAGTCGGGAGAGCACCGCCATGAGGAGAGGTCTAGATCCAGATCACCGATggagaatggggaggtgCACTCACGCGATGCTTCCCCTCAGAGATCCCCGACGCCGGCCCATTCCCGCCGTCAATCGCCAGCGCGCAGAAACCGATCCTTCTCTCCACGGGACCGACGGTCTTTTTCGCCGAGGGACAGAGATGATGAGCGCCGCTATCCGATTAGGGATCGGAGCCCCCCTTCGAGACATCATGGCCGGTCGCCGCCTTCGAGAAGACATTCCCCGCCCCCTCGCCGCGATGGGCCGGATCGGTACCGCCCTGCTCCTGTTGCGCCGGCCAAGAGAGAgcacaccccccctcctcctgcgccGCCGGCGAAGACGGAAGAGGAAAAGCTTGAGGATATGAGGGCTGAATACCAGAAGCTGCTCAACCTTCGCAGTCAGGGTGTGTATCTGCCACCGCAGAAGCTGCGCGCTTTGCAGGCTGCTATTACGGACAAGACGAGCAAGGAGTATCAACGCATGGCTTGGGAAGCGTTGAAGAAGTCGATCAATGGCCTGGTCAACAAGGTCAACACAGCGAATATCAAGTTTGTGGTTCCCGAGCTGTTCAATGAGAATTTGATCAGGGGCAGAGGGTTGTTTTGTCAGAGTCTGCTCAAGGCGCAGCATGCTAGTTTGCCGTTTACTCCTATTTACGCTTGTTTGGCTGCCATTTGCAATACGAAGCTGCCGCAGGTTGGGGAGTTGCTGGTCAAGAGGCTGATTATGCGGTTCCGGAAGGCTTTCAAGAGGAATGACAAGGCGGTTTGCTTGTCGAGTACCATGTTTATTGCGCATTTGGTCAACAATCAAGTTGTTCACGAGAACCTCGCGGCGcagatgctgctgctgttgctgcggaAGCCGACGGATGACAGCGTGGAGATTGCGgttgggttgatgagggaggtgggtttgTTTCTGGAGGAGATGTCGCCTACGATGGCGCACGCCGTGTTTGATGAGTTTAGGCGCATCTTGCACGAGGCTGATATCGACAAGAGGACGCAGTACATGATCGAGGTGTTGTTTCAGGTCAGGAAGGACAAGTACAAGGACAATCCGGTGatcaaggaggagttggacctggtggaggaggaggatcagATCACGCACAAGATTGGGCTGGATGAGGATATCAAGACGGAGGATACGCTGAATATTTTCAAGTTTGATCCGGATTGGGAGACGAATGAGGCCGAGTATAAGAAGTTGAAGGCGCAGAttttgggagaggagagcgggagtgaggatgaggatgggagcGGGAGTGAGGAGAGTGATagtgaggacgaggaggaggaggaggagacaaaGGCGATTGAGATCAAGGATCAGAGCAATGCTGATTTGGTCAACTTGCGGAGGACGATTTACCTGAGCATTCAGTCGAGTGCGGAtccggaggaggcggcgcaTAAGCTGATGAAGTTGAGGTTGCCGGTGGGACAGGAGCCCGAGCTGGTGTCCATGATCGTGGAGTCATGCGCGCAGGAGAAGGTGTATCTCAAGTTTATGGGGTTGCTGGGAGAGAGGTTTGCGAGGCTGAATCGGATGTGGATGGAGCTGTTCGAGGAGTCGTTTATGAAGTACTATACGACGATTCATCGGTACGAGACGAACAAGCTGAGGAATATCGCGAGGTTCTTTGGGCATTTGTTGTCGTCGGATTCGATTGGGTGGCATGTTCTTTCGATCATTCACCTgaacgaggaggagacgacGTCGGCGAGCCGTATTTTCATCAAGATTCTGTTTGAGGACTTGCAGGAGAATATGGGCACTGTCAAGCTCAAGACGAGGCTGTCGGAGGATATCTTGAAGCCGAGCCTGGAGGGCCTGTTCCCGCACGACGAACCGCGCAACATTCGCTTCTCGATCAACTACTTCACTTCGATCAAGATGGGCTACCTCACCGACGAGATGAGAGAGTTCCTGCAGAACATGCCGAAACCAGCGCTGCCGGCACCACCTGCGGACTCAGACTCGGAGTCAGTGTCCAGCTACTCATCTTATTCGTCTTACTCTTCTCGGTCTCGTTCTCGGACACCACCGCGCAAGGCCATCAGCAGGGGCCGGTCTCTGTCTCGCACTCCGCCTCGGAGGGCAAGGGACGATTCTTACAGTCGTAGCAGAAGCCGCAGCTATTCTCGTTCCGTTTCTCCCAGACGATCTATTTCTCgttctcccccaccacgtGCTGGCCGCCGCGACAGCCGGAGCCTTAGCAGGGACCGCAGCATGAGCAGAAGCCGTAGTAGGAGCTGGTCACGGTCCCCTCCGCCACGGGCTCGGAGTCCTGTGGGGAATGCCAGGGATAGGAGCTTTTCACCGCCACCCCGCCGTggccgcagccgcagccgTACACGCAGCATGTCGTATTCGAGATCTGGCTCTCCCGTTGCTGATCGGTCCACGGCTGTCaagcggaggagggatgatTCTTACTCTGTTAGTAGAAGCCGGAGTAAAACTCGGGGTTCTCCTCCTGCTAGGAAGCAAATGCGGTATACGCGCTCGCCCTCACCTCTAGGGCATCCGCCTAGGagttgggatggggatgtgagGAGACGGTCGCCTTcaaggtcgaggtcgaggtctGTTGGGGGCTATGGGAACAAGAGGAGGTATTACAGCAGTTCGAGATCGAGGTCTAGGTCGCCGGTGgcgaagagggggagggtttaA
- the PACC1 gene encoding pH-response transcription factor pacc-1 (COG:K; EggNog:ENOG503NW34) yields the protein MSSSGISPTQVSPTAPAADTTTAAAATPAAAVAAPSSGSSSSTSNGATPAPSTAPTASSSSSTAQDESLVCRWSECNERFTSAEVLYEHICEKHVGRKSTNNLNLTCQWNACRTTTVKRDHITSHIRVHVPLKPHKCDFCGKSFKRPQDLKKHVKTHADDSVLVGRTQDQPGGMNPAYRAHPNSKAPPAFYDHNGHMRGTNTGPFGHPHQQNGQPSYYGQHPAAPQHPSYHAGPPMYYSQHMGAPRGDFMSHHASSYADPREKRQLDNLNELFGNLKRRQIDPSSYQQVGRSLMPIHGLGFQAGGGVATEYMAQAPHTLAMGGGSHATPLTQHYYLPPMPNLRTKEDLTQIDQMLEQMQHTVYENTGSPNSHYAPVDLRHPSPSYAARPAVDPYAASGAQQVVSPLSAAPSHSSSGTPAVTPPSSNMSYTSGHSPTTSSSGMSPISRHSSTSVAYPNLSSRANPLPYPPTAAGLGSNFTHNERRLSGGMLQAAARRSGSESDGARTPTAAQPGASSVSSPSGDSEGPDGETYDDWLNNMRTIEALRSAIRQRLERRDYEEDTDNSRIDPALADRSRPSPPTDPGRVTYPVLPPAGH from the exons ATGTCCTCCTCGGGCATCTCACCTACACAGGTGTCGCCAACGGCACCCGCTGCCGATACcaccactgctgctgctgccactccggctgctgctgtcgccGCGCCCTCCTCCGGGTCGTCCAGCTCTACCTCCAACGGCGCGACTCCCGCGCCATCCACTGCTCCCACCGCCAGCTCATCCAGCAGCACTGCCCAAGATGAGAGCCTTGTGTGCCGGTGGTCTGAGTGCAACGAACGGTTCACGTCTGCCGAGGTCCTTTAT GAGCATATCTGTGAGAAGCACGTCGGCCGCAAgagcaccaacaacctcaacctcacatGCCAGTGGAACGCTTGTAGGACAACCACTGTGAAGAGAGACCATATCACTTCCCACATCCGCGTCCATGTTCCCCTGAAGCCCCACAAGTGCGACTTCTGCGGCAAGTCGTTCAAGCGCCCTCAGGATCTCAAGAAGCACGTCAAGACTCATGCCGATGACTCTGTTCTGGTCGGCAGAACCCAGGACCAGCCCGGTGGCATGAACCCCGCCTACCGTGCTCACCCAAACTCCAAAG CTCCCCCCGCTTTCTATGATCATAATGGCCACATGCGCGGTACTAACACCGGCCCCTTTGGCCACCCGCACCAGCAGAATGGTCAGCCTAGTTACTACGGCCAGCACCCCGCGGCTCCCCAGCACCCATCTTATCACGCTGGGCCCCCCATGTACTACTCTCAGCACATGGGTGCTCCCCGCGGAGATTTCATGAGCCACCATGCCTCTTCCTATGCCGACCCCCGGGAGAAGCGCCAGCTGGATAACTTGAACGAGCTCTTTGGAAACCTCAAGCGCCGTCAGATTGACCCCAGCTCGTACCAGCAGGTAGGCCGCTCCCTGATGCCCATCCATGGTCTTGGCTTCCAGGCTGGCGGCGGTGTAGCGACCGAGTACATGGCCCAGGCTCCCCACACCCTCGCcatgggtggtggttccCATGCCACTCCTCTCACCCAGCACTACTATCTGCCACCCATGCCCAACCTTCGCACCAAGGAGGACTTGACCCAGATCGACCAGATGCTCGAGCAGATGCAGCACACCGTGTATGAGAACACCGGGTCTCCCAACTCTCACTATGCCCCTGTTGATCTCCGTCACCCATCGCCTTCTTATGCCGCTCGCCCAGCCGTCGACCCCTATGCTGCTTCTGGCGCTCAGCAGGTTGTGTCTCCTCTCAGTGCCGCCCCGTCCCACTCCAGCAGCGGCACCCCCGCCgtcacccctccctccagcaACATGTCGTACACTTCTGGCCACTCGCCtaccacctcgtcctccggCATGTCTCCCATCTCGCGCCACAGCTCCACCTCGGTCGCCTATCCCAACCTCAGCAGCCGTGCCAACCCTCTGCCTTATCCTCCTACGGCTGCTGGTCTCGGGTCCAACTTCACTCACAATGAGCGCCGCCTCTCTGGTGGTATGCTCCAGGCTGCTGCCCGCCGCTCTGGCTCCGAGTCGGACGGTGCCCGCACTCCCACCGCTGCCCAGCCTGGTGCCTCCTCGGTCAGCTCACCTAGTGGCGATTCTGAGGGCCCTGATGGCGAAACCTATGATGACTGGCTCAATAACATGCGCACCATCGAGGCCTTGAGAAGCGCCATCCGCCAGCGCCTTGAGCGCCGCGACTACGAGGAAGACACGGATAACAGCCGTATCGACCCGGCGCTCGCTGATCGCTCTCGCCCCAGCCCTCCCACTGACCCCGGCCGGGTCACTTACCCCGTGCTCCCTCCCGCGGGGCACTAA
- a CDS encoding uncharacterized protein (EggNog:ENOG503P7UT) has translation MMSTNNMFPAEEREADEAFIEQLVAATGEPDLFKGIDPSFWRSLDEETIEQMTYDYDQYDSDDSTGGMIFNIRNLEVRDSTSPHRLNLEIASQLIKKDKTSKARAILEDMPEFKLNPEKLEKEGLMWKETGLERGDLSPEGTEFVSWKMVRGYPEMFAKEMFTIEGLHKNRVWDIYYLHQPKTIHPKPGLFVPTYQFQHMLDTINARLEINLTIPPGKNEAKFRLGFGDGNTPRPRFLGRTHSADEFKDLCGLVPRPKPEDDIQQGTEEGQAKLISVLKMISNSHKKTEKAKKNAYKRFEAHLAWGHGLKRTQCYLGLREHKTAEDTAQPSAVRFVCIDVEAWEKNPNIITEVGVAILDTPNLKDMAPGENGQSWFEAIEARHFWVAEYTRAQNKKYVKGCPENFDFGETEVVQGKHVPETMETIIDNSPYPVVLVFHESGSDIKFLEAIKYNIYKAQSVLEIIDIKHMYQYAVRSNKQPSVSTVCEFLGIQTKNLHNAGNDAVYTLQAMIGLAAKQREESLKRARGEGVQVPRISQHHVPFAELVEKEGWTSGGEDSDGGRPVRPAQFEMNFSTYAPV, from the exons ATGATgtccaccaacaacatgtTTCCTGCCGAGGAGCGCGAGGCCGACGAGGCCTTCATTGAGCAGTTGGTGGCCGCCACTGGTGAGCCCGACTTGTTCAAGGGCATTGACCCTTCTTTCTGGCGGAGTTTGGATGAGGAGACGATCGAGC AGATGACTTATGACTACGATCAGTACGACTCTGACGACTCGACTGGTGGCATGATCTTCAATATTAGGAATCTTGAGGTCAGGGACTCCACCTCACCGCACCGGCTCAACCTGGAGATTGCCTCACAACTGATCAAAAAGGACAAGACCAGCAAGGCGAGAGCCATTCTTGAGGACATGCCCGAATTCAAGCTCAACCCCGAGAAACTTGAGAAGGAAGGCCTGATGTGGAAGGAGACGGGTCTCGAGAGAGGCGATCTCTCTCCGGAGGGCACCGAGTTTGTTTCGTGGAAGATGGTCCGCGGTTATCCCGAGATGTTT GCCAAGGAAATGTTTACCATCGAAGGACTTCACAAGAACCGTGTCTGGGATAT TTATTACCTTCACCAGCCCAAGACGATCCATCCCAAGCCTGGCCTGTTTGTGCCCACTTACCAGTTCCAGCATATGTTGGACACGATCAATGCTCGGTTGGAAATCAACCTTACCATCCCCCCCGGCAAGAACGAAGCCAAGTTCAGACTGGGTTTTGGCGATGGCAACACGCCTCGACCTCGTTTTCTTGGCCGCACCCACAGTGCCGATGAATTCAAGGACCTCTGTGGTCTTGTTCCCCGCCCGAAGCCCGAGGACGATATCCAGCAAGGAACCGAGGAGGGGCAGGCGAAGCTCATCTCTGTTTTGAAGATGATTTCCAACTCCCACAAGAAGACTgaaaaggccaagaagaacgCGTACAAGCGCTTTGAAGCCCACCTTGCTTGGGGTCACGGATTGAAGCGCACACAGTGCTACCTTGGTCTCCGCGAGCACAAGACAGCTGAAGACACTGCCCAGCCCTCCGCGGTGAGGTTTGTGTGTATCGATGTTGAAGCCTGGGAGAAAAATCCgaacatcatcaccgaggTTGGCGTCGCCATTCTGGACACACCCAATCTCAAGGACATGGCCCCAGGTGAAAACGGCCAGAGTTGgttcgaggccattgaagcTCGCCACTTCTGGGTAGCGGAGTACACTCGGGCTCAGAACAAAAAATACGTCAAGGGTTGCCCTGAGAACTTTGACTTTGG TGAAACCGAGGTTGTTCAGGGTAAACATGTGCCCGAGACCATGGAAACCATCATTGACAACAGCCCTTACCCGGTTGTGCTGGTCTTCCACGAGTCTGGTTCTGATATCAAGTTTCTCGAGGCGATCAAGTACAACATCTACAAGGCCCAGAGCGTTCTTGAGATAATCGACATCAAGCATATGTACCAGTATGCCGTCCGCAGCAACAAGCAGCCCAGCGTGAGCACTGTCTGCGAGTTCTTGGGGATCCAGACGAAGAACCTGCACAATGCTGGCAATGACGCCGTTTACACCTTGCAGGCCATGATCGGTTTGGCGGCCAAGCAGCGTGAGGAGAGTTTGAAAAGAGCTCGCGGAGAGGGCGTCCAGGTGCCTCGGATTTCTCAGCATCATGTTCCTTTTGCCGAGctggttgagaaggagggttGGAcgagtggtggtgaggattcTGACGGTGGTCGCCCGGTTAGACCTGCGCAGTTTGAGATGAACTTTTCGACTTATGCGCCGGTGTAG